The following DNA comes from Candidatus Nanosynbacter sp. TM7-074.
GCATTAGCAATAAAGCCAGCCGTATCTTCCTCAAATGGAATAATGTCAATCTTCTCTTGCTCACCAATTTCATTCATTACAGCCTGAACACGAGCACCATGACCGCCAACAAACGTACCAACTGGGTCAACACCCGGCAGCGCAGAAGCCACTGCCAACTTGGTGCGGCGACCAGCTTCGCGGGCAATTGCTTTAATCTCAACTGCGCCAGTTTCCATCTCTGGCACTTCTTGATTGAACAAAAAGCGTACAAACTCTTCATTGCCACGGCTAAGAATTAACTGCGGACCGCGACCTTCGCGCTCAATATCCTTAATATAAACCTTAATACGACGACCAACGCCATAATATTCGCCAGGAATTTGCTCACTCTGAGGCATAATACCGACGGCTTTGCCCAACTCAATTCGTACCACACGTGGCTCTACACGCTGAACCGTACCGATAACGACCGTACCAATTTTATCTTCAAACTCAGCCAGTACTACCTCACGCTCAGCTTCACGCAAACGCTGCAAAATAACCTGCTTAGCAGTCTGAGCCGCCACACGGCCAAATGTCGTCACATTGTGAGTCTCTACTATTACTTCGCCGTCAATCTCAGCCGCAGCATCCAACTTCTTAGCATCTTCCAGGCTAATTTGATTGATGTCATTCTCAACCTCTTCAACCACAGTTTTAACCACCGAAACCACAGCTGTGCCGCTATTGATATTCAAGTTAGCTCGCACCAACTGCTCGCGCGTACCGTTATCACGGCGCCATGCTGCCGCAATCGCCTGCTCAATCACACTTAAAACTGTTTCTTCTGGTAGGTTTTTTTCATCAGCAATCGTCCGCACTGCTAGTGTCAGTTGCTTGATATTCAAATCTTCCATATTTACTCTCCTTCTTTTATATAATTATATCCTTTTCCGCTTCAAACTTCCATAAACGAAAAACTCCGACCTGCCGGCCGGATGAGTACTTTCTCATTGTATTAAAATTTTT
Coding sequences within:
- the nusA gene encoding transcription termination factor NusA, whose product is MEDLNIKQLTLAVRTIADEKNLPEETVLSVIEQAIAAAWRRDNGTREQLVRANLNINSGTAVVSVVKTVVEEVENDINQISLEDAKKLDAAAEIDGEVIVETHNVTTFGRVAAQTAKQVILQRLREAEREVVLAEFEDKIGTVVIGTVQRVEPRVVRIELGKAVGIMPQSEQIPGEYYGVGRRIKVYIKDIEREGRGPQLILSRGNEEFVRFLFNQEVPEMETGAVEIKAIAREAGRRTKLAVASALPGVDPVGTFVGGHGARVQAVMNEIGEQEKIDIIPFEEDTAGFIANAMSPAEVISVTVNEEEKRATVYVSEDQQSIAIGRAGQNVRLASRLTGYDLDIEAKAAVKSEPKPRKNIEDSLMSVVEEVAE